A stretch of DNA from Strigops habroptila isolate Jane chromosome 10, bStrHab1.2.pri, whole genome shotgun sequence:
CAGTTTTCAAATTTCTGCAGtgacagaaaaacaagcagggCTAAACGATCCTCAttgtgttgctgctgctccacagaAGTGTGCAGCATTAAGAGActattttttctgccttttgcaaTTAGCAGAAGTATCAGTGTCTTACTACTTAGAAACATAAGACAGTACTCCAGGAATCACACGCATGATTCAGGATTACAATTCCAAAAGTCCTTTTCTAAAGCCCTAGCGCGTACAGCaacacatgaaaacagaagcagtatTCCTTATTGCCGCATAAATTGAACCCAGCAAAGCCACTGGTATTTTTAGAGTGCAAGTTTGAAGCACTAGGGCCTTGAAGAGAGTTAGCACTGTCTCAAAGACAGGCTGGCTTAGAAAAGTCCAAGCTCCTAGGGACCTAGGAAGAGCACAGACtatgtttccattaaaaagtcCGAGTTCAACTAAAGGTATGCAAAGACcgcattaaaaaaaaaaaaaaaaagaaggaagaaagagaaaattccGACCCACTTGTCTTTATCATGGGAGTTTCCCGTGCCACAAACAAACCCAAGgctgttttctccctctcagtttctcccctcctccctcccgcAGCTTCCTACCAGCTGAGATTCTGCAGCTGCGGCAACAACAGCCTGGCTGTGACAGCGCAACCACCACTGCGGGCTGGTTCCTACCAATTCACTAGCTTCCTTATGTTTTAACAGAGGTAGCAAATTATGAAGgggcttcccccccccctttttttttttataactgaaaAGACACTGATGAATATTCATTGTTAGTCCTTTACCAAGGGCGTGAGCTTTATTTAAAGGACTGGAAGGGAACTGCAAGTTAGGCTAATACAATGGGAGAtttctgactcagttctctGGTCCCAAAAGACATCTAAAGAGTAcgatttttctgcagaaaagagattagattacagtaaaaataagcCTCTCTGCCCGAAGCCCTTCACGGCGGTGGCTCCGCTGCCCACTGCGGCACCCACTGCAGGGGCTCGCACTGGGGCTCCCTGGTTGACAGGGCCGCCGGGGGATGTATCCCACTTTTGGGACAACAGTTCACCGATGCGGGTCTCCTGCCCGCATGTTTAAGGCCAGCACTCGGCAGGCCGCATTCTCGCATTCTGAGCCCGGACCcacaacacacacaccccgCTCTGGAAGAGCGAAGAGACAAGCGAACCCTTTCCCACCTCCCAGGTCGAGTGCAGTCAGTCTCCGCACAACACCCGCCCGGAGAGTCCCGCCGCGGCCGGGGGGCGGCTCCGGGCGCTCCCGCACACACACACCGCACCGCCAGACGTGCGCACCCGCACGCACACCCGCAGACAGGCGCACACGTGCGCGCACACCCGCCCCTGCCCGGGGAACCGCCGGTTCCGCTCCCCCACTCGCCGCTCCCCAGCTGCGGGGGAGACACGGGGGGTCCCGCACTCACTTTCGTCCTGCCGTTGATTTTGTAGTTGCCCAGCTTGCCGTTGCAGTGTCGGATGAGATCGTCCATGCTGTTCATGAGGAGACGGATGGCCTGGCAGCCCGGTTCCTTGCCCTCCACCCAGGTGATCTTGTCGCCGCGGATGTCCTTGGAGGAGTCGCTCTTCTGGCTGACGAGCTGCCCGTCGGTGAAGCGGCCGGTGTGGTGCAGGGCCCGCACCTCCTCGGCCACCAGCCCGCCCAGCTCCTTGCCGAGGAAGTCGTCCACCACGCAGATGCCGTGCTTGTTCATGCAGGGCACGATGTACTCCAGCGCCAGCCGCTGCGGCACCAGCGACTTCGTCTGCCCATTGGGGCGCAGCGCggccccgccgggccccgcctGCACGCCGCCCGGGTACAGGTTCGACTTGTCCCGGTACAGCAGCACCGCGTCCCCGGAGGGCGACGGGGACTGGGCCGCGGCCGGGGCTTCCGCCTCACCGCcggcggctgcggcggcggcgacGTGGTTGTTGGCCAGCGGGGCGGCCTCAGCGGAGGCCTCCGGGGGCGGCGGCGCTGCGCCCttccccgccgcggccccggcccccgcccggctgccgcctcccgccgcggccccggcgcTGTGGGCGCGGGTCGGCGGGGGGTGCCCGCCGCGGGGCTCGGCAGCGCCCCCTGCTGCGGCCGCCGCTGTGCCTCCGCCGCGGCAGATGAGCTTGTGCTTCTTCCAGTCCTGGCGCTGGTGCTCCTTGCTGCAGTAGAAAGAGCTGCGGCAGCGCCCGCACCGCAGCAGGTTCTCCATCTTCCCGCACAGCTCGCAGTACTGCCGGTCCCGctcgctgctgctgctactgccgctgccgccgctgctgctgctgctctcgCCGCCGCCCTggccggcgccgccgccgctgtCATTCGCCATGGCGCTGGTGGTGCCGCCgcagccccgctccgccgccgaGGGGTTATGTAAGGAGGCGGGCGGGAGCAGCGCTAACGCGGGCCCCCGCCCGGCCGCGCGGGGAGGGAGCGCTCACTGCATCATGGCCGCCCGGCTCCGCCGCGGCCCCCGCCGCCCTCCGCCTCCGCCGGCCCGCGGCCTCCTTCGGGGCGGCCGGGCGCGGGGTTGCCGCGGGGGCCCGCGCCGCCCTCCCTGCGCCTCTAACGCCGCTAGCGCCGCCTCATCGccgccccggcggcggcggcgcggcctgATGGGGGGgagagcggcggcggcgggcagccGGCTGGCGCGGTGGGGGGGCCTGCCTTCCGCTCCCCGCCGGCCTCTAAGCCCAGTGCGCGGGCCGGCGCGGCCGCCGCCTCTCCCCGCCGCGCCTCCGCTGCTGTGTCGGGGCCAGGAGGAGGTGCCACTCTCGCGTCCCGCTTTGCACGTACGCCACTTCCAGCCCGCCAGCGCCGGCGGCGCGTCAGGCGGGCGGGGCCGCGCCTCCaggcgggcggggccgggccgcggcgggcCGAGTCGAGCCGGGGGAGGCCGCGCCGTGCAGAGGGGCCGGTTGGCCTCACTGCACCGCCGCAAGCGCGGGGTCGGCGCCGAGCGCACAGGCAGGCTTCGAGCTGTGGCCGGGCGGCTTCTACCGGGGCGACCCCGGCTCGGCGGGCGGAAGCAGCCCCCGAGCAGTGCGGTCTCCCCGGCTGCCGCAGACCCACGCCGCCAGGGACGGGGAGCAGCCTTGCTAGCAGAGGGGAGTAGGGGGTCATCGATCTCGGCTGCCCAGGACATCCCCGGCGTCCCCGCGCGGGCCGTGGGTCCCTAGTCCGTGGGTGCCCTTGTCCGTGGGTGCCCTTGACCCTTGGCCGTCGCCAGTGTTGAGCTGCCCCCGGGTGAGCGCAGGGTTACGGGCCCGTCGCAGGTGAGGCACGGCACCGAAGAGCAGGAGGGCGCCGGCCTGACATGGAAGACAGGCGTGTGGCTTGGAGCTACAGGGGGGGTGTCGGCGGCACCCGGCCACAGTGGAGGGCCAGGTTTTGTCACTCCCGTAGGCCCCAAAATATCCCCGCCAGATGGCTCGCAGAGTGGGACGTGCCCTGGCTCCCTCATAAATAACCTGTTGCTTGTGTCCCACCTAACTCGGGAATGAAGGCCAGAGTCAGACGagttaaaaaagtaaaagcaaaaaggaggaagaaagagcagatgATGTGGCCACTGAAACGAGGAGAGGCCAGGACTTGCAGCTAGGGCTATGATCAACATGGCAAAGCCCCTGACAGGAAAAAGGGAGCTGGTTTCggcagagcagtgctggtggaGAGACAAAGGTCCCAGCGCAGTCCCGTCAGCTGTCAGAAGCCATATGAGGATGAGGACTCCCCTGAGGTGATGTGTAAACTCCGGTTGATCCCAAAATCatggttttgcttgcttgtgATAGATGTTAGGGAAGGGGAGTGTATTGTGCAATTTGCCACGATACAGCCCAATATGGTGGTCGGTGCCTTGGAGCTGTGTGGTAAGCTGAGGCAAGGTTCTGCCCACCCCCTTGGAGAGCTGTTTGGTGAACAGACAGCAAGTGTTTGCTCCGTGGGTTGCGCTG
This window harbors:
- the EGLN1 gene encoding egl nine homolog 1 isoform X4, which encodes MANDSGGGAGQGGGESSSSSGGSGSSSSSERDRQYCELCGKMENLLRCGRCRSSFYCSKEHQRQDWKKHKLICRGGGTAAAAAGGAAEPRGGHPPPTRAHSAGAAAGGGSRAGAGAAAGKGAAPPPPEASAEAAPLANNHVAAAAAAGGEAEAPAAAQSPSPSGDAVLLYRDKSNLYPGGVQAGPGGAALRPNGQTKSLVPQRLALEYIVPCMNKHGICVVDDFLGKELGGLVAEEVRALHHTGRFTDGQLVSQKSDSSKDIRGDKITWVEGKEPGCQAIRLLMNSMDDLIRHCNGKLGNYKINGRTKAMVACYPGNGTGYVRHVDNPNGDGRCVTCIYYLNKDWDAKVSGGILRIFPEGKAQFADIEPKFDRLLFFWSDRRNPHEVQPAYATR
- the EGLN1 gene encoding egl nine homolog 1 isoform X3, coding for MANDSGGGAGQGGGESSSSSGGSGSSSSSERDRQYCELCGKMENLLRCGRCRSSFYCSKEHQRQDWKKHKLICRGGGTAAAAAGGAAEPRGGHPPPTRAHSAGAAAGGGSRAGAGAAAGKGAAPPPPEASAEAAPLANNHVAAAAAAGGEAEAPAAAQSPSPSGDAVLLYRDKSNLYPGGVQAGPGGAALRPNGQTKSLVPQRLALEYIVPCMNKHGICVVDDFLGKELGGLVAEEVRALHHTGRFTDGQLVSQKSDSSKDIRGDKITWVEGKEPGCQAIRLLMNSMDDLIRHCNGKLGNYKINGRTKAMVACYPGNGTGYVRHVDNPNGDGRCVTCIYYLNKDWDAKVSGGILRIFPEGKAQFADIEPKFDRLLFFWSDRRNPHEVQPAYATRYAITVWYFDADERARAKVKYLTGGS
- the EGLN1 gene encoding egl nine homolog 1 isoform X1, whose product is MANDSGGGAGQGGGESSSSSGGSGSSSSSERDRQYCELCGKMENLLRCGRCRSSFYCSKEHQRQDWKKHKLICRGGGTAAAAAGGAAEPRGGHPPPTRAHSAGAAAGGGSRAGAGAAAGKGAAPPPPEASAEAAPLANNHVAAAAAAGGEAEAPAAAQSPSPSGDAVLLYRDKSNLYPGGVQAGPGGAALRPNGQTKSLVPQRLALEYIVPCMNKHGICVVDDFLGKELGGLVAEEVRALHHTGRFTDGQLVSQKSDSSKDIRGDKITWVEGKEPGCQAIRLLMNSMDDLIRHCNGKLGNYKINGRTKAMVACYPGNGTGYVRHVDNPNGDGRCVTCIYYLNKDWDAKVSGGILRIFPEGKAQFADIEPKFDRLLFFWSDRRNPHEVQPAYATRYAITVWYFDADERARAKVKYLTGEKGVRVELNKPSDSVGKDVL
- the EGLN1 gene encoding egl nine homolog 1 isoform X2; the encoded protein is MANDSGGGAGQGGGESSSSSGGSGSSSSSERDRQYCELCGKMENLLRCGRCRSSFYCSKEHQRQDWKKHKLICRGGGTAAAAAGGAAEPRGGHPPPTRAHSAGAAAGGGSRAGAGAAAGKGAAPPPPEASAEAAPLANNHVAAAAAAGGEAEAPAAAQSPSPSGDAVLLYRDKSNLYPGGVQAGPGGAALRPNGQTKSLVPQRLALEYIVPCMNKHGICVVDDFLGKELGGLVAEEVRALHHTGRFTDGQLVSQKSDSSKDIRGDKITWVEGKEPGCQAIRLLMNSMDDLIRHCNGKLGNYKINGRTKAMVACYPGNGTGYVRHVDNPNGDGRCVTCIYYLNKDWDAKVSGGILRIFPEGKAQFADIEPKFDRLLFFWSDRRNPHEVQPAYATRYAITVWYFDADERARAKVKYLTGAVFTLEHLLNPSCLTLSGGG